From Solidesulfovibrio carbinoliphilus subsp. oakridgensis, the proteins below share one genomic window:
- a CDS encoding oligosaccharide flippase family protein has translation MHGPRETRAVARNTVLLLLSSGIDALSSLGVAMVAARYLGPEGFGEFAFIRVYGLMASPLIAWGTWSVLIRDAARDRDQAGALLMASLTLNLIGAVLVMAASLAGVSLLGFVSPEWRPDFLVGLGSQAILAFEGSLAAIFVAENRVLAQTVAIAAGRILQVALCLAVALAGLPHVMLFWAQVAASAVAVVLAVVYCHRRIVRLPLTLDIGRIRALFRESFSVGMATLLTLGYTFVAVFVLNWAHSMVQLALFQAGQRLITSLMTAIRSFMTAAAPAMARLAGPGGDPDAFRRLVATFIKYILVLTVPVGFFLAAKAEPVLTLLYGPLYGDGAPALMVIAWMPPLLFLNRLLETALISMGRQRTLVYGNVLALALGGAVGLAAIPRLGAVGASLAYLASGLGICLANGVFARAAFAPARTLRAALGPVLCAGVVLGLPGLFLPHLHPLWYAPLGGLYLAALWRLGILGREELRFLADLVRKRGPRPPLEQAVPATRAEGKP, from the coding sequence ATGCACGGCCCGCGCGAAACCCGGGCCGTGGCCCGCAACACCGTCCTTCTGCTGCTCTCGAGCGGCATCGACGCCCTTTCGAGCCTCGGCGTGGCCATGGTGGCCGCCCGCTACCTCGGGCCGGAAGGCTTTGGCGAATTCGCCTTCATCCGGGTCTACGGCCTGATGGCCAGTCCGCTCATCGCCTGGGGCACCTGGAGCGTGCTCATCCGCGACGCGGCCCGGGACCGGGACCAGGCCGGGGCCCTGCTCATGGCCAGCCTGACCCTGAACCTCATCGGCGCGGTCCTGGTCATGGCCGCGAGCCTGGCCGGCGTGTCCCTCCTGGGATTTGTCTCCCCGGAGTGGCGGCCGGACTTCCTGGTCGGGCTCGGGTCCCAGGCCATCCTGGCCTTCGAGGGGTCCCTGGCCGCCATCTTCGTGGCCGAAAACCGGGTCCTGGCCCAGACCGTGGCCATCGCCGCCGGCCGCATCCTGCAGGTCGCCCTGTGCCTGGCCGTGGCCCTGGCCGGCCTGCCCCACGTCATGCTCTTCTGGGCCCAGGTGGCGGCCAGCGCCGTGGCCGTGGTCCTGGCCGTGGTCTACTGCCACCGTCGCATCGTGCGCCTGCCGCTCACCCTGGACATCGGCCGGATCCGGGCCCTGTTCCGCGAGAGCTTCTCCGTGGGCATGGCCACGCTCCTCACCCTCGGCTACACCTTCGTGGCCGTGTTCGTGCTCAACTGGGCCCACTCCATGGTGCAGCTGGCCCTCTTTCAGGCCGGCCAGCGGCTTATCACCTCGCTTATGACCGCCATCCGCTCGTTCATGACCGCCGCCGCCCCGGCCATGGCCCGGCTGGCCGGACCGGGCGGCGACCCGGACGCCTTTCGCCGGCTGGTGGCCACCTTCATCAAATACATCCTGGTCCTGACCGTGCCCGTCGGCTTCTTCCTGGCCGCCAAGGCCGAGCCGGTCCTGACGCTGCTCTACGGCCCGCTCTACGGCGACGGCGCCCCCGCCCTCATGGTCATCGCCTGGATGCCGCCGCTGCTCTTTTTGAACCGCCTCCTGGAGACGGCGCTCATTTCCATGGGCAGGCAGCGCACCCTGGTCTACGGCAACGTCCTGGCCCTGGCCCTTGGCGGGGCGGTCGGTCTGGCCGCCATCCCGCGCCTCGGGGCCGTGGGCGCCTCCCTGGCCTACCTCGCCTCGGGCCTTGGCATCTGCCTGGCCAACGGCGTGTTCGCCCGGGCCGCCTTCGCCCCGGCCCGGACCCTGCGGGCGGCCCTGGGGCCGGTCCTGTGCGCCGGGGTGGTGCTTGGCCTGCCGGGCCTCTTCCTCCCGCACCTCCACCCGTTGTGGTACGCGCCGCTCGGGGGCCTCTATCTGGCCGCCCTGTGGCGGCTTGGCATCCTCGGCCGGGAGGAGCTGCGGTTTCTGGCCGATCTGGTCCGCAAACGGGGCCCCCGGCCGCCCCTGGAACAGGCCGTGCCCGCCACCCGGGCCGAGGGCAAGCCATGA
- a CDS encoding lysophospholipid acyltransferase family protein, whose protein sequence is MLRAALLDLGLWTLSFPLRGLLCRLPVPALDAIGDVCGEALFRLKTGEREALVRFARLLAPGQGPQADRRARDVARQGLRLFSKRQLEILCCQRLNAAYVADLVTFEGLDHLRAALALGRGVVAVTAHFGPFLLGPMALGVLGFPVTQLTGPRRADRLTPIQARVAAARNRRLDALPLSFQELGGHLKTIFRLLKQNSIVVVAFDGRESKDFEPVDFLGRKAHFSSGPFRLADRVQAPVLPLFSYRETGGRSRVVIGPALPLPRDAAGGLDARAATQAFATLFEKRVAARPDHFVTTLLNMDRDIRLGIVKTPIFGQEP, encoded by the coding sequence TTGCTTAGAGCCGCCCTGCTCGACCTTGGCCTCTGGACCCTCTCGTTCCCCCTGCGCGGACTCTTGTGCCGCCTGCCCGTGCCGGCGCTCGACGCCATCGGCGACGTCTGCGGGGAGGCGCTTTTCCGCCTGAAGACCGGGGAGCGCGAGGCGCTCGTCCGCTTCGCCCGGCTCCTGGCGCCCGGCCAGGGACCGCAGGCCGACCGGCGGGCCCGGGACGTGGCCCGCCAGGGGCTTCGCCTTTTTTCCAAGCGCCAGCTCGAAATCCTCTGCTGCCAGCGGCTCAACGCGGCCTACGTGGCCGACCTCGTCACCTTCGAGGGCCTGGACCACCTGCGCGCCGCCCTGGCCCTCGGGCGCGGCGTGGTGGCCGTGACCGCCCACTTCGGCCCCTTTCTCCTCGGCCCCATGGCCCTTGGCGTGCTCGGCTTTCCCGTCACCCAGCTGACCGGGCCGAGGCGCGCCGACCGGCTGACCCCGATCCAGGCCCGGGTGGCCGCGGCCCGAAACCGCCGGCTCGACGCCCTGCCCCTGTCCTTCCAGGAACTGGGCGGGCACTTGAAGACGATCTTCCGGCTCCTCAAGCAGAATTCCATCGTGGTCGTGGCCTTTGACGGCCGGGAGAGCAAGGATTTCGAGCCGGTGGACTTTCTCGGACGCAAGGCCCACTTCTCCTCCGGCCCCTTCCGGCTGGCCGACCGGGTCCAGGCCCCGGTCCTGCCCCTTTTCTCCTACCGGGAAACGGGCGGCCGGTCCCGGGTGGTCATCGGTCCGGCCCTGCCCCTGCCCCGGGACGCCGCCGGCGGCCTCGACGCCCGGGCCGCCACCCAGGCCTTCGCGACCCTGTTCGAAAAGCGCGTGGCCGCCCGGCCCGACCACTTCGTGACCACGCTTTTGAACATGGACCGCGACATCCGGCTCGGCATCGTCAAAACCCCGATTTTCGGCCAGGAACCGTGA
- a CDS encoding Dabb family protein — protein MIRHIVMWTLKEEAGGRDKAANAAEMQARLLALRGKIPLAVELEVAIGDAIFASVPPTDIVLATTFRTKEDLQAYAVHPLHMEVVEFIKSVVAERRVVDFEV, from the coding sequence ATGATCAGGCATATCGTCATGTGGACCCTGAAGGAGGAGGCCGGCGGCCGGGACAAGGCCGCCAACGCGGCGGAGATGCAGGCGCGGCTCTTGGCCCTTCGCGGCAAGATCCCCCTGGCCGTGGAACTGGAAGTGGCCATCGGCGACGCGATCTTCGCGTCCGTGCCGCCGACGGACATCGTCCTGGCCACGACCTTTCGCACCAAGGAGGATTTGCAGGCCTACGCCGTGCACCCGCTGCACATGGAAGTGGTGGAATTCATTAAAAGCGTGGTGGCCGAGCGCCGCGTGGTGGATTTCGAAGTCTAG
- a CDS encoding B12-binding domain-containing radical SAM protein, giving the protein MRKKILFVQAWLGREQRFYPFPIGLAAVAARLVGAHDVKGFDPNVAADPMGELARLVAEFKPDIVGLSLRNIDSTNYFDPYLFFPPFAETVRTVRRQAPGATLVAGGSGYSLFPEEIMRRLPEIDLGLYLEGDIRLEQLLDHLDDPAAVPGIYYRRDGVPVFSGASGHDPFCDDWPFPAWDIFDLEPYKRIPYSMGVETKRGCAYRCVYCCYYILNGRRYRLKSPDRVVAEIKELAKRGFKDIHFTDSVFNVPTPHAMAILGRMREEVPGMRWNAYLSPEGITDEFVELALSMGLSVFGCSPDTYGDAALAAMGKNMGVADIERAVEVIRRHPPAEFGANFFVNGPTYTYGTLFAILRFGLWAKLRLGRQYSLLRLIKANYIRIEPGTRIEAVAREEGVIGPDTEMLPETLDDFRKTFYINRHLRAFNAVYMPLKDLVRRLHVLLFRRGKSV; this is encoded by the coding sequence ATGCGGAAGAAAATCCTTTTCGTCCAAGCCTGGCTTGGCCGTGAGCAACGCTTTTATCCCTTTCCCATCGGCCTGGCCGCCGTGGCCGCCCGGCTGGTCGGCGCCCACGATGTCAAGGGTTTCGACCCCAACGTGGCGGCCGATCCCATGGGGGAGCTGGCCCGGCTGGTGGCGGAATTCAAGCCGGACATCGTCGGCCTGTCGCTGCGCAACATCGACTCCACCAACTATTTCGACCCCTATCTCTTCTTTCCGCCTTTTGCCGAAACCGTCCGCACCGTCCGCCGCCAGGCGCCGGGAGCCACCCTCGTGGCCGGCGGGTCCGGGTACTCGCTTTTCCCCGAAGAGATCATGCGCCGGCTGCCGGAAATCGACCTCGGCCTCTACCTCGAAGGCGACATCCGCCTGGAACAGCTCCTGGACCACCTCGACGACCCGGCCGCCGTGCCCGGCATCTACTACCGCCGGGACGGGGTGCCGGTCTTTTCCGGCGCATCCGGGCACGATCCCTTTTGCGACGACTGGCCGTTTCCGGCCTGGGACATCTTCGACCTCGAGCCCTACAAGCGCATCCCCTATTCCATGGGCGTCGAAACCAAGCGCGGCTGCGCCTACCGCTGCGTCTACTGCTGCTACTACATCTTAAACGGCCGCCGCTACCGCCTGAAGTCCCCGGACCGGGTGGTCGCGGAGATCAAGGAACTGGCCAAACGCGGCTTCAAGGACATCCATTTCACGGACTCGGTCTTCAACGTCCCCACCCCCCACGCCATGGCCATCCTGGGCCGGATGCGCGAGGAGGTGCCGGGCATGCGGTGGAACGCCTACCTGAGCCCGGAAGGCATCACCGACGAATTCGTGGAACTGGCCCTGTCCATGGGCCTCTCCGTCTTCGGCTGCTCGCCCGACACCTACGGCGACGCGGCGCTGGCCGCCATGGGCAAGAACATGGGCGTGGCCGACATCGAGCGGGCGGTGGAAGTGATCCGGCGGCATCCGCCGGCCGAATTCGGGGCCAATTTCTTCGTCAACGGGCCGACCTACACCTACGGCACCCTCTTCGCCATCCTCCGCTTCGGCCTGTGGGCCAAGCTGCGGCTCGGCCGCCAGTACAGCCTGCTGCGGCTCATCAAGGCCAACTACATCCGCATCGAGCCCGGCACCCGCATCGAGGCCGTGGCCCGGGAGGAAGGCGTCATCGGCCCGGACACCGAGATGTTGCCGGAGACCCTGGACGATTTCCGCAAGACCTTTTACATCAACAGGCATCTGCGCGCCTTCAACGCCGTGTACATGCCGCTCAAGGACCTGGTCAGGCGCTTGCACGTCCTCCTTTTCCGGCGGGGGAAAAGTGTCTGA
- a CDS encoding alkaline phosphatase family protein: MPPRVIVIGIDGASFDLLDPWMDQGLLPNLCRVFTEGAKGPLEATIPINSAPSWTSFATGVRPDKHGIFGFFRLGHSREGRVFHNASYRKAPPFWSLASAKGLTCGVANVPLTYPPDDIEGYMISGMDAPPSAGPKCMRPQSLFQELEQAVGPYVVEPDIATRVVLRTDKEREEFIDTIAAIEKKRFAHFDYLARTRDVDVLVAVTTATDRLMHRFMWYLDPKSPGRGAPGFDRIRDKCIDVFRLADDFVGRMLPLVDDGATLLVVSDHGFRSIADKGISMESWLHGQGLLAFAGGRAGRTHGLLRGMKHRLRRMLPEHLFMALRFRFEGVIRHMNSYERYGNIDWAGTLAYSDDELDALSSVWINLKGREPEGIVEPGEAYHALREDLRAKLLAQTDPMTGAPMTEAVHRREELFTAEYANLAPDLIVQWKEGYSPHPRRTPPGSTDFCFPMDRQKLLPLASGEHSRYGIFGAIGNTVRPGTAVAGARIIDLAPTILGLLGLAAPDAMDGRMLTEVFRPASLAADGPVPTDVAPGPGGEQAFSDEEAEEIAERLKNLGYM, from the coding sequence ATGCCCCCCCGCGTAATCGTCATCGGCATCGACGGTGCCTCTTTCGATCTGCTCGACCCCTGGATGGACCAGGGGCTTTTGCCGAACCTCTGCCGCGTCTTCACCGAGGGCGCCAAGGGCCCCCTCGAGGCCACCATCCCCATCAACAGCGCCCCGTCCTGGACGTCGTTCGCCACGGGGGTCAGGCCCGACAAGCACGGCATCTTCGGCTTTTTCCGCCTGGGCCACAGCCGGGAGGGCCGGGTCTTTCACAACGCCTCCTACCGCAAGGCTCCGCCGTTCTGGAGCCTGGCCTCGGCCAAGGGGCTGACCTGCGGCGTGGCCAACGTGCCGCTGACCTACCCGCCCGACGACATCGAGGGCTATATGATCTCGGGCATGGATGCGCCGCCGAGCGCCGGGCCCAAGTGCATGCGCCCCCAGTCCCTCTTTCAGGAACTGGAGCAGGCCGTCGGCCCCTACGTGGTTGAGCCGGACATCGCCACCCGGGTGGTCCTTCGCACCGACAAGGAGCGCGAGGAATTCATCGACACCATCGCGGCCATCGAAAAAAAGCGTTTCGCCCACTTCGACTATCTGGCCCGGACCCGGGACGTGGACGTGCTGGTCGCGGTCACGACAGCCACCGACCGGCTCATGCACCGGTTCATGTGGTACCTGGACCCGAAAAGCCCGGGCCGGGGCGCGCCGGGATTCGACCGCATCCGGGACAAATGCATCGACGTCTTCCGCCTGGCCGACGACTTCGTCGGCCGGATGCTGCCGCTTGTCGACGACGGGGCCACGCTCCTCGTGGTCTCGGACCACGGCTTCCGGTCCATCGCGGACAAGGGCATCAGCATGGAGAGCTGGCTCCACGGCCAGGGGCTCCTCGCCTTTGCCGGCGGCCGGGCCGGCCGGACCCACGGACTGCTGCGGGGCATGAAGCACCGGCTGCGCCGGATGCTGCCGGAACACCTTTTCATGGCCCTGCGCTTTCGCTTCGAGGGCGTGATCCGCCACATGAACAGCTACGAGCGCTACGGCAACATCGACTGGGCCGGCACCCTGGCCTACAGCGACGACGAACTCGATGCCTTAAGCAGCGTCTGGATCAACTTGAAGGGCCGCGAACCCGAGGGCATCGTCGAACCAGGCGAGGCCTACCACGCCCTGCGCGAGGACCTGCGCGCGAAGCTCCTGGCCCAGACCGACCCCATGACCGGGGCCCCCATGACCGAGGCCGTCCACCGCCGCGAGGAGCTTTTCACGGCCGAGTACGCCAACCTGGCCCCGGACCTGATCGTCCAGTGGAAAGAGGGCTATTCCCCCCACCCGCGCCGCACCCCGCCCGGGTCCACGGACTTCTGCTTTCCCATGGACCGCCAAAAGCTCCTGCCCCTGGCCAGCGGCGAGCACTCCCGCTACGGCATCTTCGGGGCCATCGGCAACACTGTCCGGCCGGGCACGGCCGTGGCCGGGGCCCGGATCATCGACCTGGCCCCGACCATCCTTGGCCTCCTCGGCCTGGCCGCGCCCGACGCCATGGACGGCCGGATGCTCACGGAAGTCTTCAGGCCGGCCAGCCTGGCCGCGGACGGGCCGGTTCCGACCGACGTGGCCCCCGGTCCCGGCGGCGAGCAGGCCTTTTCCGACGAGGAGGCCGAGGAGATCGCCGAGCGCCTCAAAAACCTCGGCTACATGTGA
- a CDS encoding polysaccharide biosynthesis/export family protein, producing MKAPTTVLLALLLALFLTACSDVKVLEHNTAVLTPAAQVETFHPMDGPYVLGVGDEMTISVWTNTDLQRKVKIDPSGAIDYPLVGQVKTFGLTVDQLRGQLEGRLAKYIVEPRVDISLTEFKSLNVFVLGEVRTPGAVSLQRYITPQEAIAAAGGYSESARNDFAVILRRDPQKDVLMGIAAPLGLRAKGQPAMVLHGGDIVYVPRSGIASVETFMQHITTLVNPLVNVARGLVMAPDVVNVLNGTAFQPVQTQVRSSTANSAQAIIPAQ from the coding sequence ATGAAAGCCCCGACAACTGTCCTGCTCGCCCTTCTCCTGGCTCTTTTCCTGACCGCCTGTTCCGACGTCAAAGTCCTGGAACACAATACCGCCGTCCTCACGCCGGCCGCCCAGGTGGAAACCTTCCACCCCATGGACGGGCCTTACGTGCTCGGAGTGGGCGACGAGATGACCATTTCGGTGTGGACCAACACGGACTTGCAACGCAAGGTCAAGATCGACCCCAGCGGGGCCATCGACTATCCCCTGGTCGGCCAGGTCAAGACCTTCGGCCTGACCGTGGACCAGCTGCGGGGCCAGCTCGAAGGCAGGCTCGCCAAATACATCGTCGAACCCAGGGTCGACATCAGCCTGACCGAGTTCAAGAGCCTGAACGTCTTCGTGCTCGGCGAGGTGCGCACGCCCGGCGCGGTCTCCCTGCAACGCTACATCACGCCCCAGGAGGCCATTGCTGCGGCCGGCGGCTACTCCGAGTCCGCCCGCAACGATTTCGCCGTCATCCTGCGGCGCGATCCCCAAAAGGACGTCCTCATGGGCATCGCCGCCCCCCTCGGCCTGCGCGCCAAGGGCCAGCCGGCCATGGTGCTGCACGGCGGCGACATCGTCTATGTGCCCCGGTCCGGCATCGCGAGTGTCGAAACGTTCATGCAGCACATCACCACCCTGGTCAATCCGCTGGTCAATGTCGCCCGTGGCCTGGTCATGGCGCCCGACGTGGTCAACGTCTTAAACGGCACGGCCTTCCAGCCCGTCCAGACCCAGGTCCGAAGCTCCACCGCCAACAGCGCCCAAGCCATCATACCGGCCCAATAA
- the polX gene encoding DNA polymerase/3'-5' exonuclease PolX gives MAASNSDIARIFDEVADLLEIEGANPFRVRAYRNAAQTVASLGEAVAGMVAAGRDLTEIPGVGQDLAGKMVAIVETGKLPLLAELAGRTPRTLEGLLAVPGLGPKRVAALHKALGITDLEGLRQAAAAGKLQTLPGFGAKAEANILAALDRKSKSGDTGRFTLAQAEPQAEALCAHLARSAGVERVVVAGSYRRRRETVGDLDLLVTGAADSPVLQDFTRFPDVRQVTAKGPTRAAVILRTGLQVDARLVPRESCGAALHYFTGSKAHNLAVRNLGIAKGFKVNEYGVFRGEDRIAGRTEEEIYACMGLGYVEPELRENRGEIEAARAGTLPALVRVADIRGDLHAHTNYTDGRDSPREMGLAARARGYEYLAITDHSRRLAVARGLTEERLLAQLDDIDAANDGLDGVTLLKGIECDILEDGSLDLPDAVLARLDIRVCSIHSHFGLSRDRQTERLLRAMDNPLVNILAHPTGRLIGKREPYDVDLDRVMEGARERGCFLEINAQPDRLDLDDVRARRAKELGLRLAISTDAHAAGQLGLLRFGVDQARRGWLEASDVVNTLGLAALRRLLRR, from the coding sequence ATGGCCGCGAGCAACAGCGACATCGCCAGGATCTTCGACGAGGTCGCGGACCTGCTGGAAATCGAGGGCGCCAATCCGTTTCGCGTCCGGGCCTACCGCAACGCGGCCCAGACCGTGGCCTCCCTGGGGGAGGCCGTGGCCGGCATGGTGGCGGCCGGGCGCGACCTGACGGAGATCCCGGGCGTGGGCCAGGATTTGGCCGGCAAGATGGTTGCGATCGTCGAGACCGGGAAGCTGCCGCTTCTGGCGGAACTGGCCGGCCGCACGCCCCGGACCCTGGAAGGGTTGCTGGCGGTGCCGGGCCTTGGCCCCAAACGGGTGGCCGCCCTGCACAAGGCCCTTGGCATCACCGACCTGGAGGGGCTCCGGCAGGCGGCTGCGGCCGGCAAGCTCCAGACGCTCCCGGGTTTCGGGGCCAAGGCCGAGGCCAACATTCTGGCCGCCCTGGACCGCAAGTCCAAGTCCGGCGATACGGGCCGCTTCACCCTGGCCCAGGCCGAGCCCCAGGCCGAGGCCCTTTGCGCCCATCTGGCCCGGTCGGCCGGCGTGGAGCGGGTCGTGGTGGCCGGCAGCTACCGCCGTCGCCGGGAGACCGTGGGGGATCTCGACCTCCTGGTCACGGGCGCGGCCGATTCGCCGGTGCTTCAGGATTTTACCCGCTTTCCCGACGTGCGCCAGGTGACGGCCAAGGGGCCGACCCGGGCCGCCGTCATCCTGCGCACAGGGCTCCAGGTGGACGCGCGGCTCGTGCCCCGGGAGAGCTGCGGCGCGGCGCTCCACTACTTCACCGGCTCCAAGGCCCACAATCTGGCCGTGCGCAACCTCGGCATCGCCAAGGGGTTCAAGGTCAACGAATACGGGGTGTTTCGGGGCGAGGACCGGATCGCCGGCCGCACCGAGGAGGAGATCTACGCGTGCATGGGCCTTGGCTACGTCGAACCCGAGCTGCGCGAGAACCGGGGCGAGATCGAGGCGGCCCGGGCGGGAACCCTGCCGGCCCTGGTCCGGGTGGCGGACATCCGGGGGGACCTGCACGCCCACACCAACTACACCGACGGCCGGGACTCCCCCCGGGAAATGGGGCTGGCCGCCCGGGCGCGCGGCTACGAATACCTGGCCATAACCGACCACTCCAGGCGCCTGGCCGTGGCCCGGGGCCTGACCGAGGAAAGGCTCCTCGCCCAGCTCGACGACATCGACGCGGCCAATGACGGCCTGGACGGCGTGACGCTTTTAAAGGGCATCGAGTGCGACATCCTGGAGGACGGCTCCCTGGACCTGCCGGACGCGGTGCTCGCCCGCCTGGACATCCGCGTCTGCTCCATCCATTCCCACTTCGGGCTTTCCCGGGACAGGCAGACCGAACGCCTGCTGCGGGCCATGGACAATCCGCTGGTGAACATCCTGGCCCACCCCACCGGCCGGCTGATCGGCAAGCGGGAGCCCTACGACGTGGATCTGGACCGGGTCATGGAAGGAGCCCGGGAACGCGGCTGCTTTCTGGAAATAAACGCCCAGCCCGACCGGCTGGACCTGGACGACGTGCGGGCCAGGCGGGCCAAGGAGCTTGGGCTTCGCCTGGCCATCTCCACCGACGCCCACGCCGCCGGCCAGCTCGGCCTCCTCCGGTTCGGCGTGGACCAGGCCCGGCGCGGCTGGCTCGAGGCGTCCGACGTGGTCAACACCCTGGGGCTCGCCGCCCTGCGCCGGCTGCTGCGCCGGTAG